A genomic stretch from Acidimicrobiales bacterium includes:
- a CDS encoding response regulator transcription factor, producing MPIRVALLDDHEIVRHGVAELVNAQDDMEVVGQAATAHEMLKTVAATAPDIAVLDVRLGDDDGNGIAACREIRSTHPGTQCLILTSFEDDAALVDAALAGAAGYVLKQIRGNDLIDSIRKVAGGAQLLDAAETRMAMQRLRSTEVGALEELTDKERRVFDLIGEGYSNRQIGEELYIAEKTVKNYVSSVLAKLGMVRRTEAAALAARLEERQKRKYL from the coding sequence GTGCCGATCAGAGTCGCGCTGCTCGACGATCACGAGATCGTGCGTCACGGCGTTGCCGAGCTCGTCAACGCACAAGACGACATGGAGGTCGTCGGTCAGGCCGCCACCGCCCACGAGATGCTCAAGACGGTCGCGGCGACGGCACCCGACATCGCCGTGCTCGATGTGCGCCTCGGCGACGACGACGGCAACGGGATCGCCGCCTGCCGCGAGATCCGCAGCACCCACCCCGGCACCCAGTGCCTGATCCTCACCTCGTTCGAGGACGACGCCGCCCTGGTCGACGCCGCGCTCGCCGGTGCGGCCGGCTACGTGCTGAAGCAGATCCGCGGCAACGACCTCATCGACTCGATCCGCAAGGTGGCTGGCGGTGCACAGCTGCTCGACGCCGCCGAGACCCGCATGGCGATGCAGCGACTGCGGTCCACCGAGGTCGGCGCGCTCGAGGAACTGACCGACAAGGAACGCCGTGTCTTCGACCTCATCGGTGAGGGTTACTCGAATCGCCAGATCGGCGAGGAGCTCTACATCGCCGAGAAGACGGTGAAGAACTACGTGTCGAGCGTGCTCGCCAAGCTCGGGATGGTCCGCCGCACCGAGGCGGCCGCGCTGGCCGCCCGCCTCGAAGAACGTCAGAAGCGCAAGTACCTCTGA